The sequence aataaaatgaatttttttttttttttttttgtcatatgtaaaatttttatttttttatttttttttaaaagagaaGCGAATTTAtgggataataataaaataacttGGAAACTTTTTATTGgtgataaaataataataataaatatataattaagatactttttttatttatttcttaattatatatttattattattattttattatttccttattttttttttattttatatatttttatattctttttacatttctttatttacattttttttttttttttttttttttttttttttttaaaaattaattatataatataatattataaatttgattatttttgaaCTAAAATTGAAGTACCACctttaaatttagaatttttaaattgtggtattttattaacttcccaattgattttatttgaaaggTTTTCATccaaaatatttgaaatatctAATGTGTAGATATCATCTATTGATTCTTTTGTGACATTATTATATCCACCTAAAATGTGAACTATCCTTTTCGAAGAATCAAAAATTATAGAATTACCATTTATCATCATTGGTTTTGGTAATAAAAGATTTTGTagaccaccaccactatcaccatcatcatcatcatcatcatcatgatTATTGGTTAAAACTGACCAACTATTATCTAAAAGATCATATCTTTGAATTATTGATAAACATTTATTCTCTTTTGAATTGTAACCACCTAAAACGTAAATATAATGTTCTTGATCATCATAGAAAACACCAGCACCATAACAACTGACTGGTAATGGAGATAAGGTAGTAAaactatcattatcaatatcataACGTTCAAGTGTATCAACTGATTGTCTAGTTATATTACAACCACCAATTAAATagattgaattattatcttcTTTATAAATTGCACCCATACTCCAAAGATTTCTTGAAGATGTTGTAGATTTGGATTGCTGTTTTGAAAATTGTTCagtgataatattaaattttaaaattgatgtcGATCTTTGGGAATccaccaattaaataaatattttgtttACCATCAAATACTGAAACAATGTAAAAATCTACCATTATCTggaatttcaatattaccaTTGGCACCATTagcaccattattattattattattattattgtttgtttCAATAATCTCCCATTGGTCttctaataaattatattttaatatacgAGTTGGTTGTAATGAGCCACCAAATAGATAAATATGATTCTTTCCATCGAAATTACCAGTGAAATCATTATCCATTATTGATGGTATCGATTGTAATGATCTCCATAAACCTtgtttaaaatcaaatttttcaattgaatattGGTCGAATCCATCCTTACATTTTCCACCAATTGAATAAATACATTTTGTATCTTCTAAATTTGAATTCAATCTTTTATATTCCAAagtttcaataattttaaattttaattttccaaatatttttaattttttatttgatttcatttttaaactatcaccattattattattctcacaattatcaaaatcatctttattatcattattattattattattattatcatagtCATCtgtatcatcattattatttgaaaattcttgaaattttttatttaaatcatcaaaacttttaaaactactatttaatattaaatctgaagccattgatgaaattggttttggttgtttaattatttttctattgGTTGTATTATTCTCTTGAAATTCATCTTTCCAATCCCATTCAATATATGATattgattcttttaaaacttgTAAATAATCAGTTTGAAATGAAGTTGACTTTTTTAATGGTGATGTCATTggattgttattattattattagtgaccattaatgatgatgttgaataATTTAAAGGTGATGAAGCGAAACCTGATGATGctgataaataatttgataaattaccaCTATAACTTGTACTATGTGAtaatccaccaccaccaccaccgcTAAATACTACTCCTCCACTACCACCGCCACCacttgaattaatattaatatcaaattttgaaggtgaattcattttcttatttaattgttcaattAACATCATTGATTTATCTctatttgattcaatttgttGTTTATGTGCTTCTAATTCTTCACCTAATTGTTGAAGTAATTCAATCTTTCTATCTGTaagataatttataattgtatCGAAATCTTGAcaaatctttttctttgtttcTATAAATGATTCATCACATCTTTCCAAGGTTTGTTCGCTAATATCCTTGTAgattgataatttttcaatggtATTTCTCCAatgatcatttaaatttttaaattcttcattttctatcattctaaaaataaataaataaataaataaaatttatatatatatatatatatttctatttctaaaattttcggtttaaatatataatatatataattattaattgtgtgtttattattttatttttattattattaaaaaaatgtttttacaatattttattttattttattttatttgaatattacaattatttattaatctatagattttttttttttgtattttataaatataaaaaataagttAGAGATTAAGCAtggaggaaaaaaaaaaaaaaaaaaaaaagttgtaaAAAAGCAGTAATCGTGTTTGTcccaacaattttaaaaaaaacaaaaaaacaataaaaaaaaatctttttttttttttttttgttgttgggtttttttatatttttttatttatttatttatttttttttttttgaggattttttagtattattattattattatttttttaataaatatttttttagttttctttttttttatactcacttttgtttattattttcttttaattatcatgaattattgtttaatttttattttattttttatttttcttttattaaaattttttttttttttttatataattttgtggtttttatatttttcaaactGTATTACATATTTTCACCACACAATGCTTATGTTGTATTAAAGTGTGTGGGGTGTATTTATGTATGATATACGTATGTGAGtggtaatgaaatttttttgtggttatatataaatatttccCATTTAAAccccattttttaatttttatatatttttcttaatttaaaaaaaaaaataataaaaaaaaaaaaaaaaaaaaaaaaaaatcaccaatGGTGATATGATTATTCTAAAAAAAGCCACAAATATTTACATAAacacaaaaaattatttattttttttattttaagaaaatccatttttttttttttttttttttttataaattaatacacgattagaaatatttaaatagatttcgattactattaattttaataattattaatttaaattttttaattttattttaaatatatatatttaaaaatattttattttgaaattaaatttaaagatgatAAAGTTTTATGATAATTCTTTTCCAATTCTTTATAGAGTTCAAGTATTTCTTCTAATCTATCTTTTTCAATctcttctttatttttttcaggTCCTGGAGGTGTTGTCAATTCTTTAGGCTTGATATCGACTTTAATATTtgtaccattttttttattttcaatatcttgTAACTCTTGTAATTCCTCTTGTTCAAGACGTAAATTCTCTTGATTCTCTTCAGCCACTTGTTGTTTAatcttttcaatttgttcTGAATCACCaatattttgtttataaagtctttttttaattgaaattctatattctttatattttgtaTCTGAATTTGGTGTTCCTAAAAATttactaaataaataaatttctaaacaaagttttgattgtttctacaaaaaataaaaataaaaaaaaaaaaaaaaaaaaaaaaaaaaaaataattaataaatgatatttgaaaaaattatttataaaataaacatacatatggaattaataatttctttctaatttcttcaaatacagatttattatttgcatttaaatctaatattacattatcaaataatttttcatccattatattctttaaatcaaCATAATttcttaataaattaaattcatcagCTGGATCTTCAATTGTAATATCATAAATTGGTCCATAAAATCCATCATTTGttttataatattgataaattgaattaaataaatattcttttaaaaaaaaaaaaaaaaaaaaaaaaaaaattaatatatgtgtatatttttttaaaattcgaCGATGatagtaattattattattattaattacttACTTCCATGACCCATTCTTTGATAAGgtggtaaaattaaatattgactAATTCTAGCTCTAGTTTGTTCaggatgatgataaaaattataaattgttgAATAACCTGTGATACCATATCTTTTTTCACCATCTATAATTCTCTtttcaaaaatgaaaaatatatcCCAATTTGGATCATCAGTCCAAATATAGGAGGAACCATCTATATACcataatacaaatatttgAAGTTTCTCATGATATCTAAAAACGACTTGATCTGTTATCCTaccaaaataaatttcataCTCTGTTTCTTTACCACTTTCTTTATCTATAATTGAATATTCATGTATTTTTTTACCAattggtttaaataatttttctttttcttctatatacttttttttaaaattttattagtatgtatatattaaaaataattgttgtaTATTTATAGATAATTACTTTATAAAATGattgttttgaaattggtggatcttgttttgaaaaaacttttaaaaattcaccTTCAacatttgttaaatttttagaTTGTAATGTATAATTTGTATCAATATATGATGTTAAAGAACCTGCTCCCATATAGATATCAATTTTACAAGGTTCATATCCTTGAATTTTATCttcattaaatatttgaTGAGAATATGTTGGATGAAATGATATTGGTCCACCATCATCTTCTTtctcttcctcttcttttttttctttttgttcttcttcttcacctTCATCTTTTATATGTGCTTTATTTTCTTTgtctttattttctttattatctttattctTTAATTCTTCAATATCCCAAActaatttaatattggttACTTCATTTGCATCAAATGTTAAAAGTGTATTACTTGATTTTATTCTATTtgtcattttatttgtttaggtttaaaaattttaatacaatatatatataaaaaaaaaaaaaaaaaaaactaattaaaaaaataaaaataaaaaaataaattaaaaaaaaaaaaattaaaaaagaggcgctaaaaaaaaaaaaaaaaaaaaatttatatgtaTGTTGGGGCAACAtactaattaaaaatattattttcaatttttttttaaaaaaaaataaaaataaaaataaataataaataatttattattttccaggaaaattgaaaaaaataaaataatatattttgataataataataataaataaaaatataaacattatgtaattgttttttaaaattaaatttgtttagattttttcaaaatctgtgaaatttattttatttttattttattttattttttttttttattacataaataaatcatcttTGGTTTTTTCAACAAGAAATGGTGAAAAATTATACTTTCTTGTTATATATGCCGACAAATGATTATGTctctttaaattatatacCACAGGGGTGGATGGGTCTATTACAACATGCTTTATTTTATATGTGTTTCCATTCATTGCTGATAATGTATTATGTATCAATTCTTCACCCCCACATATTCTTTTTAGTGAATTTGATGAACATTTATATTTCATTCttaatttaatcaattttcTCTTAACATGTTCATATCCTTCCCAATTTTCAATATacttttgttgatttatatttgtttttgtctTTTTAACGCTTGTATGTGGCATTgtgtttttaaatatttattttaataattaaaaaaaaaaaaatttatattttaaaaaaagaggggaaaaaaaaaaaaaaaaatatgtaatatattatatttttatatttatttttttcaattatttgatttagttatttcaatagtttttttatttttatttttttaatataatgtAACAacatgttttttattattttattttattttaaaataaataaataagatttgattttttttttttttttttttttttttttttttttttttttttttttaattaattcattaaaataattttttaataaattttttagcATCTTTACCAACTTGTTGAGCAGTACTTGGATTCTTTTTAACATAACCATTAATGATAGAATAACCTTGTGGTGGGTATTTATTATGATAGATACCTAAtggtttatttttctttgctTTATGatcatttttcttttgtttattttttaatttttcattaccTTTCTTTGAGATTGATGGAATGGAAGCTCTCCATCTTTCATAGTCATATTTATAAGTTGGTGGTACTAATTCTCTACCGAAATTGATTGCAGTAATTGCAATGTTAATCTCACCATGTGGGACAAAACTTAATTGTTCAGTAGTGACAACTTCAATACCACGTGGGAAAGTGGAGGGGTCCAAAGCGACGAACCCAATCAAATCGTCGGAACCCACTTTATCATGGTCGTAAACTTCAATGATGACTAAATCATTGACGCAATTGCCTAGATCGATATTAAAAGTTTCATTCCAAATTGGGTTCAATGATTTACTAATATGTCTAGTTTTATAATCTTTGCCATTGGTAGCTGGTGTTTTAATCTTTACATAAGGATCTGAAGTTCCACCAACATCTGCTGCAATTAAATTACGAgctgataaaattttaatttggaaTGTTGAgattggtgatgatgtaaATCTTGCACCTGGTGGTAAAGGAATACTTTTATTTGGACTAATTAGTGGTgcatgttgttgttgtggtaatggtggtggtactCCAAATGCacttggtggtggtggtccAAATGCACTTGGTTGTGGTGGATATCCAACACCTTGTTGTGGTGGGTAAGCACCGTATTGACCtggttgttggtggtgtggtggtggtgcGCCATAATGGcctggttgttgttgttgtggtgggtAAGCACCATATTGAcctggttgttgtggtggatAGGCACCATATTGACCTGGTTGTTGTGGGtatctatttaaaaaaaaaaaaaaaaattaaaaatatgagattaataaattattaaggGTGGTAGGATGtaaaaatttcatcattaagGTGTAGAAGAGTGATTTTAGGCGGCGCTGGTGGGTTTGTGGcctctatttttttattttctatgcGACTCCCCCtattatttccattaatttttttcttttgtatttttttttttttttttttttttccaaaaatgtctgggaaaaaaaaaaaattaaaaagaaaataaaaaatatttacccGTTACtcatattatttatttatttaataataaaaaaaaaaaagttgatttctataaaattttttgtttgaaaattaatataagaaaacaaaaaaaaaaaactatttatattaattttttgttagtgtgaaaaataaaaaaaaaaaaaagaaaaaataaataattaaataaaataaaataaaataaaaaaaattaaatcccacataaaaaaatggtttgattgatttattataatgTTAGTGTAAATGCTCCTCAATTGACATTATTTGTCTGAaagtattaaattattatttaaaaaatcattttttttttttttgacattttattcgaaaatgtaaaaaagtgattaaaaaaaataaaaaataaaaaatgaaaataaaaaaaaaaaaaaaaaataaaaaattaaaaacaaaaaaaaaaaaaaaaaaaacaaaaaaaaactctgGTAGGAAAGTCTAATTAAACATCAacacacaacaacaacactcCGTTATGAACTAAGAATTAATTAAGATAATagaaaatatcaaaaaaaaaaaaaaaaaaaaattaaataaagttctttttttttttttttttttttttcacttaaaaactatttttaattaacctTACCACAAggttaaatattttatttttgttttttttttttaaaacatttagaatttattattaatttttttttttccaaaataatatatatatattttttttttttcttttacacAAAGAAAtacaaatgataaattttctttatataTAAGTATTCaactaaataatttatccatTGTTTTTAGTTTATATATTatcatatctttttttaaaaaataaatattaaaaaatgaattcatcattaaattatatatatttttttgaattgaattgaattatatttattttttaaaattttggaaataaaaaataataataacctaTGAGAactaatagaaaaaaaatttctaagaatctggtttatttttgattattttttttttttttttttttttttgggtatTTTATCCAAGAGCAATGACAcactataaaaaattttaaaaaaaaaatatttgaaattatccATATCCACCCAATTTATAACACTAAAAAATACTtaagtatttttatttatattatgatttactataaaaatgttttttgtttttttatttttttattatttaattatatttttattttttatttattttttaaaaccaaggttgaatatttaatttttgataaagATCATTTGCAGTTGAATTTgctattgataatttatcagGATTTTCTTCAATTTTGATGATTTCAGCCCAACATAATGCTTCTTCCAATTGTAATTGTCTTGCTTTTGATTCTTTAACac comes from Dictyostelium discoideum AX4 chromosome 2 chromosome, whole genome shotgun sequence and encodes:
- a CDS encoding hypothetical protein (Similar to Dictyostelium discoideum (Slime mold). R2005 protein), whose amino-acid sequence is MSNGYPQQPGQYGAYPPQQPGQYGAYPPQQQQPGHYGAPPPHHQQPGQYGAYPPQQGVGYPPQPSAFGPPPPSAFGVPPPLPQQQHAPLISPNKSIPLPPGARFTSSPISTFQIKILSARNLIAADVGGTSDPYVKIKTPATNGKDYKTRHISKSLNPIWNETFNIDLGNCVNDLVIIEVYDHDKVGSDDLIGFVALDPSTFPRGIEVVTTEQLSFVPHGEINIAITAINFGRELVPPTYKYDYERWRASIPSISKKGNEKLKNKQKKNDHKAKKNKPLGIYHNKYPPQGYSIINGYVKKNPSTAQQVGKDAKKFIKKLF
- a CDS encoding Kelch repeat-containing protein, producing MIENEEFKNLNDHWRNTIEKLSIYKDISEQTLERCDESFIETKKKICQDFDTIINYLTDRKIELLQQLGEELEAHKQQIESNRDKSMMLIEQLNKKMNSPSKFDININSSGGGGSGGVVFSGGGGGGLSHSTSYSGNLSNYLSASSGFASSPLNYSTSSLMVTNNNNNNPMTSPLKKSTSFQTDYLQVLKESISYIEWDWKDEFQENNTTNRKIIKQPKPISSMASDLILNSSFKSFDDLNKKFQEFSNNNDDTDDYDNNNNNNNDNKDDFDNCENNNNGDSLKMKSNKKLKIFGKLKFKIIETLEYKRLNSNLEDTKCIYSIGGKCKDGFDQYSIEKFDFKQGLWRSLQSIPSIMDNDFTGNFDGKNHIYLFGGSLQPTRILKYNLLEDQWEIIETNNNNNNNNNGANGANGNIEIPDNGRFLHCSVFDGKQNIYLIGGFPRSTSILKFNIITEQFSKQQSKSTTSSRNLWSMGAIYKEDNNSIYLIGGCNITRQSVDTLERYDIDNDSFTTLSPLPVSCYGAGVFYDDQEHYIYVLGGYNSKENKCLSIIQRYDLLDNSWSVLTNNHDDDDDDDGDSGGGLQNLLLPKPMMINGNSIIFDSSKRIVHILGGYNNVTKESIDDIYTLDISNILDENLSNKINWEVNKIPQFKNSKFKGGTSILVQK